A region of Anolis sagrei isolate rAnoSag1 chromosome 2, rAnoSag1.mat, whole genome shotgun sequence DNA encodes the following proteins:
- the PIANP gene encoding PILR alpha-associated neural protein isoform X1, with product MEKLLPLEMETSASNTRLHVISCYRLLRLWLLLLLASAAPSCSAWSLRTRDTLAQARPLCSHRNPSALRSVCLRDKNFAPEKGSLSLLQRQRALASRGAGLRSAARLRRQAQGSRPATPSGFEDGLSSSQYPWAIVWGPTISVEDGGDANSANPGLPPLDYTFVSSSGMATAQPNSHSLLHNEGLNLRQTPATLRPFLFGPRGEGVDPQLYVTITISVIIVLVAMGIILKFCWDRNQKRRHHSSQQSGLQQQGSQQPLTDLSPTTVSILGPYSDSQAPTPETVETAQDSTGEPVTSWEAARSGCFVVRPNAEVSKESQKTGSLPLSPFVL from the exons ATGGAGAAACTGTTGCCTCTAGAGATGGAGACCAGTGCCAG CAACACAAGGCTCCATGTCATCTCCTGCTACCGTTTACTTCGGCTCTGGCTATTGCTACTTCTCGCTTCAGCAGCTCCATCATGCAGCGCTTGGTCTCTTCGCACCCGGGACACGCTGGCACAAGCACGGCCACTTTGCAGCCATCGCAATCCCTCAGCTCTCAGATCCGTTTGCCTCCGGGACAAGAACTTTGCTCCGGAGAAAggctccctctccctcttgcaGCGCCAGCGGGCCCTGGCTTCCAGGGGAGCTGGCCTGCGCAGTGCAGCGCGGCTGAGGCGCCAGGCCCAGGGAAGCCGGCCTGCCACCCCGTCGGGCTTTGAGGATGGGCTGTCTTCCTCACAGtacccctgggccatagtttgggggcCCACAATATCAGTTGAGGATGGAGGTGATGCCAACTCTGCCAACCCAGGCTTACCGCCCCTGGATTATACCTTTGTCTCATCAAGTGGGATGGCGACAGCACAACCCAATTCCCATTCACTGTTACACAATGAAGGGCTCAACCTGCGCCAGACTCCAGCCACACTACGGCCCTTCCTCTTTGGACCTCGAGGAGAGG GTGTGGATCCTCAGCTGTATGTTACCATTACGATCTCTGTCATTATTGTTCTAGTTGCTATGGGAATAATACTCAAATTCTG CTGGGACCGGAACCAGAAGCGGCGTCATCACTCCAGCCAGCAAAGCGGACTCCAGCAGCAAGGCAGCCAACAGCCCTTAACGGACCTGTCTCCCACCACCGTCAGCATCCTGGGGCCGTACAGTGACTCACAGGCTCCTACGCCAGAGACGGTGGAAACTGCACAG gattccactggTGAACCTGTGACCTCTTGGGAGGCAGCAAGATCCGGCTGCTTTGTGGTGAGACCAAATGCTGAAGTTTCCAAGGAATCCCAGAAAACCGGCAGCCTTCCCCTTAGCCCCTTCGTCCTGTGA
- the PIANP gene encoding PILR alpha-associated neural protein isoform X2, with protein sequence MEKLLPLEMETSASNTRLHVISCYRLLRLWLLLLLASAAPSCSAWSLRTRDTLAQARPLCSHRNPSALRSVCLRDKNFAPEKGSLSLLQRQRALASRGAGLRSAARLRRQAQGSRPATPSGFEDGLSSSQYPWAIVWGPTISVEDGGDANSANPGLPPLDYTFVSSSGMATAQPNSHSLLHNEGLNLRQTPATLRPFLFGPRGEGVDPQLYVTITISVIIVLVAMGIILKFCWDRNQKRRHHSSQQSGLQQQGSQQPLTDLSPTTVSILGPYSDSQAPTPETVETAQVLEGMEKLEGLGKTSAFQLNRIPLVNL encoded by the exons ATGGAGAAACTGTTGCCTCTAGAGATGGAGACCAGTGCCAG CAACACAAGGCTCCATGTCATCTCCTGCTACCGTTTACTTCGGCTCTGGCTATTGCTACTTCTCGCTTCAGCAGCTCCATCATGCAGCGCTTGGTCTCTTCGCACCCGGGACACGCTGGCACAAGCACGGCCACTTTGCAGCCATCGCAATCCCTCAGCTCTCAGATCCGTTTGCCTCCGGGACAAGAACTTTGCTCCGGAGAAAggctccctctccctcttgcaGCGCCAGCGGGCCCTGGCTTCCAGGGGAGCTGGCCTGCGCAGTGCAGCGCGGCTGAGGCGCCAGGCCCAGGGAAGCCGGCCTGCCACCCCGTCGGGCTTTGAGGATGGGCTGTCTTCCTCACAGtacccctgggccatagtttgggggcCCACAATATCAGTTGAGGATGGAGGTGATGCCAACTCTGCCAACCCAGGCTTACCGCCCCTGGATTATACCTTTGTCTCATCAAGTGGGATGGCGACAGCACAACCCAATTCCCATTCACTGTTACACAATGAAGGGCTCAACCTGCGCCAGACTCCAGCCACACTACGGCCCTTCCTCTTTGGACCTCGAGGAGAGG GTGTGGATCCTCAGCTGTATGTTACCATTACGATCTCTGTCATTATTGTTCTAGTTGCTATGGGAATAATACTCAAATTCTG CTGGGACCGGAACCAGAAGCGGCGTCATCACTCCAGCCAGCAAAGCGGACTCCAGCAGCAAGGCAGCCAACAGCCCTTAACGGACCTGTCTCCCACCACCGTCAGCATCCTGGGGCCGTACAGTGACTCACAGGCTCCTACGCCAGAGACGGTGGAAACTGCACAGGTACTAGAAGGCATGGAGAAGCTAGAGGGCCTAGGCAAGACCAGTGCATTCCAGCTCAACAG gattccactggTGAACCTGTGA